CCGCCCATGCCATCGGCCACCACGCCCAAAACACAGCCGTTGTGCCGGTTGTGCGAAATCAAGGCCACTTGGTCTTGCTGGTATTCCCGGTCACCTTTGTGGATGCCGGTGGATGCGATGAGACGGAACGCTTTGGTCATGCTGGGGATTGTGGTGCGTGGTAGAACGCTGCCGGTCATTATGAAGCGCTGAGCCGCGTATTATCCGCCTGCCTGTGGCGTTTTTGCCATGGCGGTGCTGCCGCACAGCTTTGCCCACTGTTTGAGATGCCTTGCGTTGTGGCGCCAGGCGGCGCAGGCTGGGGTATAGAGATTTTTCGCTCCGCTTGCGTGGCCGCTGCATTGGGCATCATTCGAGTGCCCCAGTGTCTTCGGCCTTTCCACTTTCTTTTCGTTGAGCTATGCCACAGGACTCCGCTGCGCCCTTGTCTTCCCCTTCGGTTTTGGGTGCGGTGGTGGAGTCCATATTCGTGGGCGATGGCCTGCTGGCCCGCTCGGACCCTTTGTATCGGCCGCGCGCGGGGCAGGTTCAGATGGCGCTGGCGGTGTCTGGCGCCATTGAGTCAGGTGGTGCCTTGGTGGTCGAGGCCGGGACGGGCGTCGGCAAAACCTATGCGTATTTGGTACCCGTGTTGCTCAGTGGGGAGCGGGCTTTGGTCTCCACGGCCACCAAGGCTTTGCAGGACCAGCTTTGTTCGCGCGACATCCCTAGATTGCTGGAGATTTTGGGAATTCCAGCGCGCATTGCGTTGCTCAAAGGGCGAAGCAGCTACCTGTGCCTGCATCGCATGGCGCTGGCGCGCCATGACATGGCTGTGCAAGGTGCGCAAATGTTGCGCGTGCTGGCGAAGATCGAAGACTGGTCGCGCAGCACCCGCTCGGGTGATCTGTCTGAACTCACGGGCCTGGACGAGCGCTCGCCAGTGATCCCTCTGGTCACCTCCACCCGCGATAACTGCCAGGGCTCACAGTGCCCCAGCGCCAAAGAGTGCCATGTGAATCTGGCCCGTCGCGAAGCCATGGCGGCTGACGTGGTGGTGGTCAATCACCACCTGTTCTTTGCCGATGTGGCCGTACGAGAGTCGGGCGTCGCCGAGTTGCTGCCCTCGGTGCGCGTGGTTATTTTTGACGAAGCACACCAGCTGAGCGACACTGGGGTGCAGTTTTTGGGGATGCAGCTGACATCTGGGCAAATCCAGGAGTTTGCGCGTGATGTTCTGGCTGCGGGGTTGCAGCATGCGAGGGGCTTCGCTGATTGGCTGGGCCTTCACGCCGCGCTGGAAGAGGCCGCGCGCCGATGGAGCGCAGTCGCCGGGGCGGACGGGACGATGCCATCCAGGCGCGGCTGGTGGCATGGTGCGCCAGAGGGGCTGGATCTGCCACGCTGGCAAGCGGCCATGGCTGGGCTGGAGCAGGTATGCGCACAGGCGCAGAACGCTGTTGAGGCCTTCAGTGAGGTGGCGCCAGACATGGCCCGGCTGGCCGAACGGGGGGCGGCGCTGCTGTTGCGGTTGTCCAGGTTTCAGGGGCTTTGCCCGGAGGGCTATGTGCGCTGGCTGGAGGCGGGAGGCGGCTTGCGCTTGGTGGAGTCGCCGCTGGACATTGCAGAAGCCATGCGCACCCGTTTGCTGGCCACTGCGCAAGAAGCGGTGGATGACGATGGGTGGCCCGCGCCAGCTCGGGGTCCTTCGCGCGCCTGGGTGTTTACTTCAG
This Acidovorax sp. 106 DNA region includes the following protein-coding sequences:
- a CDS encoding ATP-dependent DNA helicase, with product MPQDSAAPLSSPSVLGAVVESIFVGDGLLARSDPLYRPRAGQVQMALAVSGAIESGGALVVEAGTGVGKTYAYLVPVLLSGERALVSTATKALQDQLCSRDIPRLLEILGIPARIALLKGRSSYLCLHRMALARHDMAVQGAQMLRVLAKIEDWSRSTRSGDLSELTGLDERSPVIPLVTSTRDNCQGSQCPSAKECHVNLARREAMAADVVVVNHHLFFADVAVRESGVAELLPSVRVVIFDEAHQLSDTGVQFLGMQLTSGQIQEFARDVLAAGLQHARGFADWLGLHAALEEAARRWSAVAGADGTMPSRRGWWHGAPEGLDLPRWQAAMAGLEQVCAQAQNAVEAFSEVAPDMARLAERGAALLLRLSRFQGLCPEGYVRWLEAGGGLRLVESPLDIAEAMRTRLLATAQEAVDDDGWPAPARGPSRAWVFTSATLGHDAELSWFVKRCGLEGARILRVESPFDYSTQAGFFVPKDFPSPSDPQHGPAVAALAAQAAATLGGRTLVLTTTLRALGVIASTLREELAKHGALLEVLVQGEWPKRRLMERFRAGAAHGQKGCILIASMGFWEGFDVPGDALQLVVIDKLPFPPPGDPLVEARTQRIEAAGGRAFQTYALPEAAVALKQGAGRLIRRESDHGILVVCDPRLLTKGYGKRLVAVLPPMRRLETPESFQEALQALAEITRTSTKDPIWS